One Streptomyces sp. CG4 genomic window, GCTGTTCTACGGCATCGCCAGTGCGTTGCCCAAGCTCATCGCGCACCCCTCGGCCGTCGAGTCCTTCGACAAGATCGGCTGGGGCAGCGGGGCCATGTACACCATCGGCGCGCTCGAACTCGCCGGAGCCATTGCGCTGTTGATCCCTGTGCTGCAGTCCGTGGCGGCGATCGCGCTCAGCACGCTCATGGTCGGCGCGTTCATCGTCCAGCTCACGGCCTTCCACGGGCAGAACGCGGCGACCCCGCTGATCCTGATGGTGCCGCTGGCCCTGATCGCCTGGGCCCGACGCGGGCACAACGCGGAGCTGCTGCGGTTGGTACGGCGGCGGTGACCCTGGCGCACAGCGCCGGCACCGTCGACCGGGCGCGGGGGCCTGGTCGACGGTACCGGCGTGTGGCGATGGGGAGCGGACGCCTTCGGGGGACGCCTTCAGGCCACCGTCCCGGGGTGCGCCCACTGGTCCGGTGAGGTGCGGGTCCGCCGGCCTGCTGGTCGTGGGTGTCTCGTGCCTGCTGGTCCCGGACAGCTGTGGCTGGCGGTCGGGGAGCTGCCATGCCCACTGGCCCGGATCAGCCGTGCGCTGCGGGTCCCACCGGACGTCCCGCGCGCCCGGCGGACGCGGATCCGCTGCCGTTGCCGGTCCCGGTCGACTGTGTTTGCCGGTCCCACCAGATCCGCCGTGCTGGTCAGAACCGGATGAGCCGCGCTCGCCGGTTCCGGGGCAGCTGTTCTTGCCGGTCCCGGGTCAGGTGTTCCTGCTGGTCCCGGGTCAGCTGTGCCTGCCGGTGCCGCCGGAGCCGCCACGCTTGCCGGACCTGCCGGACCTGCCGGATCCGTCGCGCCCGTCGGCTCCGGCGCCAGTTCGGCTACCGGATCCACCAGGCCCGCCCGATCCGGGGCCACCCCGGCCACCGGGTTTACCGGGCCCGCCCGATCCGGAGCCACCCCGGCCACCGGATTTTCCGGGCCCGCTGTGTCCGGCGAAGCCGCCGGGGCTTCCGATGCCGCCCCAGGCGTCGATGCCGGCTGGGGCGCTCGGGCTCGCGAGGCCGCGGAGGCGTTCCAGTTCGCGGCGGTCGCGTTTGGTGGGGCGGCCGGTGCCTCGGTCGCGGAGGCCGACGGGGGCGACGGCCTCGCGGGGCGGGGGCGGAGGTGAATTGTCGACGTAGCACTGGGTGGCCACGGGGGCGCCGACCCGCTTGCGGATCAGGCGCTTGACGATCACGATCCGCTCGCGGCCCTCGTGCCGCAGGCGTACCTCGTCGCCGATGCGTACGGAGTAGGCGGGCTTCACCCGCTCACCGTTCACATGGACGTGGCCGCCCCGGCAGGCGGTGGCGCCCAGGGAACGCGTCTTGATCAGACGCACGGCCCAGATCCAGCTGTCGATGCGGACCGACTCGCCGTTGCTCGGCCCCGCGGCCTCGGCGGCGGCCACCGCGGCGGCGGTCTTCGGGTCGACGGGCTGCTCTGCGGAGGCAGCGGAGCCCTGAGCGGTCCGGGCGCCCTGGTCGTCCGGGGCGGGGCTGGTCCCGTCCGGTTCGCCGGTGCCACGGTGCACGTTCTCGTCCGCATCCTCGGAAGCCATGCCCCGACCTTAACTCCCTCGGCCGGGTGAGCCGGAGGCGTTTTCCCGGGGCCCCGGCCTGCGGCGACCGGCGTAGTGGTGGGCCGTACCCCCCTGGCGCACCCCGGATGCGCCGGGCCTCCATGCCGCTGAGGCTGTTGTCGGGAGCGAGTAGGAGTCGGGTCAGGGAGTCGTGGGAGGTGGCGTGGAGGCGGCGGGCAGGGTTGAGGGGCTGATGGAGGGGCTGCGGGCCGATCTGGTGCGGTTGGCTGCGATTCCGTCCGTGGCCTTTCCGGGCTACCCGGCGGAGCCGGTGCTCGCGGCGCACGACCTCCTCGTGGAGTTGCTGCGCGGAGTCGGCGTCGAGCACGTCGAGCGGATCGACCTGCCCGGCACCGCCCCGGTGATCTTCGCCGAGATTCCACCGCCGGACCCCACCGCGCCGACCGTCCTGCTCTACTCCCACTACGACGTCCAGCCGGCCGGTGACGAGAAGCTGTGGCTGTCCCCGCCGTTCGAGCCCACGCCGATCGAGGGCGGCCTCCGGGGCCGTGGCATCGCGGACGACAAGGCCAATGTGATCGCGCACCTCGGGATGTTGCGGGCGTTCGAGGGGCGGCCGCCGGTCGGGGTGAAGATCGTGTTCGAGGGGCAGGAGGAGTACGGCAGCCCGTTCGACGAGTTTCCGCCGGCCGATCCGTTGCGGTTCGCGTGCGACGCCATCGTCATCGCCGACTGCGGCAATCTGCGGCCGGGCTCTCCCTCCCTGACCACCGGGCTGCGGGGCGTCGCCGAGGTGATCGTGGAGGTCCGCA contains:
- a CDS encoding DoxX family protein, which translates into the protein MSETTASVAPTASVAPAASTGSLSGRRRAARVTLRSVQVLLALFYGIASALPKLIAHPSAVESFDKIGWGSGAMYTIGALELAGAIALLIPVLQSVAAIALSTLMVGAFIVQLTAFHGQNAATPLILMVPLALIAWARRGHNAELLRLVRRR
- a CDS encoding RNA-binding S4 domain-containing protein; this translates as MASEDADENVHRGTGEPDGTSPAPDDQGARTAQGSAASAEQPVDPKTAAAVAAAEAAGPSNGESVRIDSWIWAVRLIKTRSLGATACRGGHVHVNGERVKPAYSVRIGDEVRLRHEGRERIVIVKRLIRKRVGAPVATQCYVDNSPPPPPREAVAPVGLRDRGTGRPTKRDRRELERLRGLASPSAPAGIDAWGGIGSPGGFAGHSGPGKSGGRGGSGSGGPGKPGGRGGPGSGGPGGSGSRTGAGADGRDGSGRSGRSGKRGGSGGTGRHS